Below is a genomic region from Xylophilus sp. GW821-FHT01B05.
TCGAGAAGCCGCGCACCACCGTCGGCTGGAAGGGCCTGATCAATGACCCCTACCTGGACGAGAGCTACCGCATCGATGAAGGCCTGCGCATGGCGCGCCAGCTGCTGATCGACATCAACCGCGCCGGCCTGCCCGCGGGCAGCGAGTTCCTGGACGTGATCTCGCCCCAGTACATCGGCGACCTGATCGCCTGGGGCGCCATCGGCGCGCGCACCACCGAGAGCCAGGTGCACCGCGAACTGGCCTCGGGTATCAGCGCGCCGATCGGCTTCAAGAACGGCACCGACGGCAACATTCGTATCGCCACCGACGCCATCCAGGCGGCCGCGCGCGGCCACCACTTTCTGTCGGTGCACAAGAACGGCCAGGTCGCCATCGTGCAGACCGAGGGCAACCAGGACTGCCACGTCATCCTGCGCGGCGGCAAGGCGCCCAACTACGACGCGGCCAGCGTCGCCTCGGCCTGCGCCGACCTGGAAAAGGCCGGCCTGCCGCCCACGCTGATGGTCGACTGCAGCCATGCCAACAGCAGCAAGCAGCACGAGCGCCAGAAGGTGGTCGCCGCCGACATCGCCGCGCAGATCGCCGGCGGCTCGCGCAGCGTGTTCGGCGTGATGGTGGAAAGCCACCTGCAGGCCGGTGCGCAGAAGTTCACGCCCGGCAAGGACGATGCCGGCGCGCTGGAATACGGCAAGAGCATCACCGACGCCTGCATCGGCTGGGACGACTCGGTCGAAACCCTGGCCCTGCTGGCTGATGCCGTGGCCCAGCGGCGCAAGGCCTGAAAAAGGAATTTTGAAGAAAAGTGGCTAAAGCCCAGGTGTATCCTGGGTTTCTAGCTATCTATTTTGAAGCGAGTGCCGCCAGCAGCCTGGCGTGCACGCCGCCAAAGCCGCCGTTGCTCATGCACACCACGTGGTCGCCGGGGCGCGCTGCGGCCAGCACCTGGGCCAGCAGCGTGTCGATATTGCCGGCGACCTGCGCGCGCGCGCCCATGGGCGCCAGCGCGGCGGCCACATCCCAGTCCAGTCCGGCGACGTGGCAGAAAGCCAGATCGGCCGCTTCCAGGCTCCAGGGCAATTGCGCCGCCATGGCGCCCAGCTTCATGGTGTTGCTGCGCGGCTCGAACACCGCCAGGATGCGCTCGCCCTGCGGCAGGCGCCGGCGCAGGCCGTCCAGCGTGGTGTGGATGGCGGTCGGGTGGTGGGCAAAGTCGTCGTAGACGGTGACGCCACCAGCCGTGCCGCGCACCTCCATGCGGCGCTTGACGTTGGCAAAGCCGGCCAGCGCAGCGGCCACATCGGCCGGCGCCACGCCCAGGTGCTCGGCCGCGGCGATGGCGGCCAGTGCGTTGTGCTGGTT
It encodes:
- a CDS encoding 3-deoxy-7-phosphoheptulonate synthase; amino-acid sequence: MNAAVSQPQASTSEPWYAHVDKTSRTDDERIKDITVLPPPEHLIRFFPIQGTPVESLISNTRRNIHNIMAGTDDRLLVVIGPCSIHDPAAAVEYARRLKVERDKHAGTLEIVMRVYFEKPRTTVGWKGLINDPYLDESYRIDEGLRMARQLLIDINRAGLPAGSEFLDVISPQYIGDLIAWGAIGARTTESQVHRELASGISAPIGFKNGTDGNIRIATDAIQAAARGHHFLSVHKNGQVAIVQTEGNQDCHVILRGGKAPNYDAASVASACADLEKAGLPPTLMVDCSHANSSKQHERQKVVAADIAAQIAGGSRSVFGVMVESHLQAGAQKFTPGKDDAGALEYGKSITDACIGWDDSVETLALLADAVAQRRKA